The following nucleotide sequence is from Bacteroidota bacterium.
AAAATGCCAGAATACATATCGATGGCAAAGGTTTTCTGGGTTTTGGCAAGACAACTATTACCAACCAGGCTACCGGTTTGGTTGCAACCAGCTTAATGGCTTATGATAATACTTTTTATGAGCCTGTGCCAAAATCGTCGCTATTGACTACCACAGGTACAACGCCTACAAAAATATCGGGTTCTTTTTCTGCATATAAAGTATATTCATACGGTACAAACGGGCAGAAACATTACCTTATATACCCCGATACCACTTCCAGTTGGGACTACTTAAAAATGTTTAAGGTGAAAAGTACTTATACATACACAGCTAGCGATTTTCAACATGGTAACTGGAGCAATGCCAATATTAGTTATTATAATGTAGCTTCTGCTCCTCAGCTTGAAGCAGCTGTTTCTGTAGTAAATACTTATGAAACCTTTAATAGTGGAAAATATTACCGCTTGAAATCAACCCTATCGACCAAACAACGCCCCGGAGAATCGGATAGTAAGGCTAAAAATGTATTTGAATTTATCAATGCAAACAGCAGCAGGGTAAGTAAACAATTCATTTATTATTTTACAAATGCAGGTGTCGAAGATACCGATGTTGATACTATTTCCTATACCTACAGCACCCAGGGTAATGTTACCGGACAAACATATCAGTTGGGCAATATTCAAAGAACGGCTAGTTCTGCTTTTGATACCAAAGGCCGTTTTACAACTTCTGTAACCAATGCAATTGGGCATACTTACAATATTGTAATAAACGATAATGGACAGATAATAAGTCAGCAGGAACCCAATGGGAATACAGTTTCCAATGCCTACAACGGATTAGGGCAAATTATACAAATTAACAATATCGATGAGTCGGACCAGACCATTACTACAGCATGGGTTACTACATCCGATGCCGATGCTCCTGCATATTCAGTTTATTATACTCTTGTTAGCACAACGGCAAGACCCTACATAAAAACATATTACGATGCTCTTGGGCATGCATTGCGCACAGTAAGTGAGGCACAAAACAACAAACTTGTTTTTGTCGATGCTGTGTATAATAATAAAGGACAACAGGTACAGGTTTCTCTTCCGTACTTTAAAGGTGAAACCATACATTGGAATTATACAACTTATTACAACGATGGCAGGTTGGCAACACAATATACCGATAACAACATTAAAAAAGTTACCTTCTCATACAATAAAAACAAAATAACACAGACCCTGAACAACACATCTCAGGTATATACCAAAACTTACGATGCTGTTGGAAACCTTATTCAAGCAACCGATCCAAACGGAACAATCAATTATACTTATTTTGCTTCTGGCAATCTTAAGCAGGTAAGTGCCCCACAGAGTGTGATCACAACCGAATACGATAAATACGGATCGCAGAAAAAACTTATCGACCCCAGTTTAGGTACCACCGAATATGAATTTAACGCATATGGCGAAAGTGTTTATCAGAAAGATGCAAAGGGCAACTGGTTCCGTATTACAAAACAAGATAAATTAGGTCGCCCACTTACACAAACTTCTTCCGATGGTAGCACAATAAACTATACATACGATACCGATTTTAAAGGGGCATTGTGTAAAGTAAGCCATTCTAATGGTACGGTTTCAGAGTATATACACGATACCTACGGACGCACCACCTCGCAAAAAGAAACCATTGAGGGGCAACAATACATTACTGGCTATGAATATAACGCGTATAGCAATCTTAAAAAGCTTACCTATCCTTCGAACTTTGCTGTTAGCTATGCATACGATACCAAGGGATATCTTACAACTATTAACCGTACTGACAACAGTGCACAGCTTTGGGCCGCCGGTGATGTAAATGCTCTTGGGCAATGGAATAACTTCGTTCTCGGTTCGAACATTAGTAGGCAGTTAACTTACGATACCTGGGGTATGCCTGCTACCATAGTAACCGGTAGTGTTCAAAGCCTACAATACTCCTTTAATGCCGAAACTGGTAATTTAACTTACCGAAAAGATGTGTTGAAAAATCTTCAGGAAAATTTCACCTACGACAATAACAAGTTAACTTCGTGGAACATTGGGGCAAATACCTATTCGGTTTCGTATTTAACCGATGGCACAGGCCGAATGAACACCAAAACCGATGCCGGTACTTATGTGTATAGTAACACCCCGGCGGTGCACCAGGTAACTGGCTTAAACAATAACCCCGGCACCTATACCAATGCAAGCTGTAACATTAATTATACAGCATTCAATAAAATCGACTCAATATACGAAGCCTCGAGTTACAGCTTAAAGTACAAATATGCTGCCGATAACCAGCGTAGGGTAAGCCGTTTGTACAATAGCAGCAATATTAAAATTAAGGAAACAGTTTATGTGCCAGGTGGCTATGAGATTGAGAAAATAGGTGCCACAACCCGCACCATGCATTACATACCACTTGGTGGCTCTTGCTGGGCATTGTTTGTAAAAAACAGCAGCGGCCAGGATACTTTGTATTACTTATTAACCGATCATCTAGGCTCGGTTAACGTAATTACCAATTCTACCGGAACAAAACTAAAGGAATACAGCTTCGATCCATGGGGCAGGCGCCGTAACCCAACAGACTGGACATACACAGCTGTACCCGGCACATCCATAACAAGCCGAGGTTTTACCATGCACGAACACATGGATGAATTTAAACTCATAAACATGAATGGCCGTGCCTACGACCCGGTAATGGGGCAGTTCCTCAGCGCCGATCCATTTGTTCAAAACCCTTTAGCGGCACTTAATTATAACCGTTATTCGTATTGTTGGAATAATCCGCTGAATGCAGTTGATCCTTCGGGCTACATAGTATATAATCCACGTTGGTTTAGGCGGCCACGTCTAAACCTTGATAGTGACGGAAGGTCAGGTTCTCTTGGTTATGAATATAGAGATGGCGGATATTATGACAATGCAACTGGGGAGAGTGTAAGCTTTGAGACAGCAGTTAACGGAAATTTAGCATTGTATGGAGGAGAATTTAGAGCACCAACAAAAAACGAATTATCTTATATATTTCCTGATGCTGCTATTGCTGTATTTCAAGGTCCAGAAGGTGGAGGAATATACTTAAACACACCTGGCCAAGCAAGCTGGATAAAAATAGGAACAAATAATAATGGAGCTTATACTATTAATTTTGGAATTGCCCAATCTGGAGGGGATGGTAACTGGTTTACTGATAACCTTGGAAACTTCTCCACTGGAGCTGGAATAATAAGTGAAGGGGCTAGGATTTATGACAATTACAAAATTGCTTCTAAATATGATTTTTTTATGTTTGATGGAAGAAAGATTTATAGCTTGAAGAACTTAGGACCCCAAGTTAAAGTCGTTCCCTCAAAAGTACCTGGTGCTTCCGGATTAGTTGGGTATGGTTTCACCTTAGCATCCATTGGGTATAGTGGATATAGTATTAGTCAAGCAAACTATAGTGCCAACCCAACAGAGGCAGTAGTTAAAGGCGTGTCAGATATTATATTTGATATACCCTCACTTTTTCTACCAGGAATATATGGTACTGCATGGAGTGCTATTACTCCTGTATTGAAAACTGCTAGAGATAATGGGGCGGCAAATTTCCAACAATATAATGTGCCCTATCAGTATTACCATATGGTTGGCGGTTTAGGGCCATCCGATAGTACTCTCAAAGAAAATATAGAGCCATTAGAGAATACTCTTGATAAGATACAGCATATTAATGGATATACTTACACATGGAAAGAGGATGCAGCCAAGAAGCCTGATATTGGTTTAGTTGCTCAAGATCTCGAAAAAGTATTTCCTGAAATGGTTGTTGATGACACAGTAGCAGGCCATAAAAAAGTTTATTATTACAAACTTATTCCGGTATTATTGGAAGCTATTAAGGAACAAAATGAACTAATTTTGCTACAGCAAGAAAGGATTACTAAACTAGAAGAGAGTATCTTAATAGAAGAATAGAAAGGTATTTTCAATTAGTCAAAGATATGCTGTTTATAATTATGGACAGCATATTTTTATATACAAAAAAGAGGGCTAAGTAAAGGGATAACAATTAAAACTGCTGTAAACACATAATCTGGAAACGCTATAATGTCTTCTTCCTCCGGAGTTAAATAGATACCTCTGGCATGCAGGATGGGTTCTCTCTGTAGGTACTTTTTAAATAGAAATCTCGTGGGTTGAAAGATAATTATTAGGGTTAATGGAATTATTAAAAATGCAAATTTTAACTTGAATAAGTAAAAAGCCCCTACAATTATCGATATTACAATTATGCTGGCTATTAAATAAAAGTTGATGTTTTGCAATCTCTTATTAAACCCTAATATTAATACATATAGCGTGCTTGTAACAATCAATTCTGGTATAATATTATCCATCTCGTAATTAATTAAAAGAATAGGGGTATTGTTCGTTTAGTGGGAGGATTTGTTTTAAAGTAGTTTCTATGACCAATCCGGGGGCTTTCTTTTCAGTTTTTATTAAACCAATACCTTGTCCAAAATATTCTTTTACATCTAAAGTCAGTTCAGATGTGGGGTATGTGAATTGTTCTTTGCATTTTATTATAATACAATTAATCTTCTTACCCTGAAAAGATATTTGTGAGAAACCAGCAAACTCTCGTTTTCGTCTGTAATTAATGGTGGTGTTGTTTAAATTACTTTGGTTACTCACTTGTAAAGAATAACCTTCTCCCTTAGAAGTATTAAAAGAGAATACAATATTTTCTTTTTCATCTATTTTACTTTTCATTGCAATTGGCGAGCCATTATTAGCAGGTTCGTAAAATCTACCATTTAGTAAAACTGAGTTGTCTGAGTGTACAATCTCTTTGCTATCAGAAACAAGATTGTTATTTACAAAATTTTGAGTGTATAAGTATTTTTTATTGCCGGCTATTTCACTTTTAAGTCTTATTGTGAATGAACTAACCTCGTTGTTTGTTTTAACCTCATAAATGTACTCTTTACCACTATTGAGTTCACCAAATGGGAAATAGTAGCTCGATAAATCTTCTATTTTCGGTTTTGAGCAAGAAATTAATGAGGCAACAACAGTTGCAAGTATTACGCCTTTTTTCATTTTAGTTTTATTTTTAAACTTAATTGTTTGTCAAACAGGAGTCCGTGAGTTACACATTAGCTTTAAGCATTTTGCTAAAATATCATTTAAAATGATATTTATAAACTAATTACATGGTTGTTTTATAAAGAATATCACTATTAACCGACTAAACTCGGTGATTTAATATTATTGGCTTATAAGCCCTATAAACAGGGCGTTTAATTTCCCCTTCTGGGCGTAGAATGCCAGAAAAATAGCACTAAGCTTAATTAGAGCAGTTGAAAGCTTCCCCCCTTCTGGGCGTAGAATGCCAGATAAATAGCACTAAGCTTATAGGGCGCTGGGCGTAGTTTTCAGCAACTACGCCCTTTTATCTTTTTTGGGTATTGAAAACAAATAGTTAAGTGTAGTTATTAAAACTACACTTAGGCACTATGGCCAGCATTAGTGCTAAATAATATTTGTAGTTGCTTGGCTGTTACGTATTAAAGAAAAATGTAGAATTCAATATATTTGTTTTATGGGTAATGCATATCAGATAAAAGACCAGGAAGCAACATATTATTTGACATTTCAAGTTGTAGGTTGGGCAGATATCTTTAGCAGGAAAGTATATCGCGATATCATTATTGAAAGTTTTGAATATTGTAGACGAAATAAAGGATTGGAAATATTTGCATATGTTATCATGACAAATCATGTTCACGCTATATTGCGAAGCAAAGAGGGACTATTGTCTGATATAGTTAGAGATTTTAAAAAACACACATCAAAGCAAATACTTGAGGCAGTAAATACAAACAATGAAAGCAGGCGTGAGTGGTTAGAAATGATTTTTAAATACCACGCCAAATTCAATAAACGTGCTGGTGATAGGCAATTATGGACACACGAGAATCATGCTGTGGAGCTTAGTACCAGTGAGATGATTGAATCGAGAATAAATTATATTCATGAAAATCCAGTAAGAGCAGGCTGGGTTGAAAATCCAGAAGATTACTTGTATAGCAGTGCCAGAAATTTTTCTGAGATGACAGGTTTAATCGAAATAGATGAAATATAGGGTTGTAGTTGCAAACTACAACCAGAGAGGGGTTATAAAGTTGTAAATAATACTCTGAAGTCTGCAAAAAGTTGGAGTAATAGGTTTGCTGGTTTTGGGCTTTTGGTTACTGGTACTAATGTTTTAGTTAATCAAGAAATTAGACCATCAGATTACATCAACACAGGGATGGGTGTAATATCATTTACTGGATATGGTTCAATCGGAGCTGGATTATAATATATTGCAGATTTGGGATTCGATGTTTTTACAGGGTTTTCATTAGGTGAAAGAGCAGATCAAAAATGGGACCCACAATATGGTGGAGGAGGTAGTTGGTAAATATTAAATGTAAAACGATGTGCAAATTTTTAAATTTCTTTGATTATGTTTTTTATAGAACATATTCTTTCTTACAAAAAAGGAATGATGATATTTCAGATGAAAAAGCAACGAATTTAGTTGCAGTATTACAAGGGTTCATCATAATTGATATTATTATGATTCTAAGATTTATTTTTGAATTCGAATTTCCTATGCAAAATTATAATAAATGGTTATGGAGTCTTCCGCTTTTATTAGTTGTAGGAATTTTGAATCATTTGCGTTACAAATCGAGTTTAAAAAATGACAATTATAAAATATTTCATGATTTATGGAAAAATGAAGAACCCGGGATAAAAAATAGAAATGCTTGGCTAATAATGTTATACATATTCCTTACAATTGTTGGCATTCCTTTACTATATGTTATTTTCACATAAATTTAATCCCCCTTCTGGGCGTAGAATGCCCAAAAAATAGCACTAAGCTTAATTAGAGCACTGGGCGTAGTTTTCATTAACTACG
It contains:
- a CDS encoding VCBS repeat-containing protein; translated protein: MFKNINILLCIVALVLINREAKTQIPVACDGITVNYSEKLNTKCDSVKARDAITLSLGTYEYPFSAIVDEGLIFNTTYLADQPPATRTLDLTKAVGSLPGNFGVNSVGAATYTIPIEVPPGTAGMQPSISLSYNSMAGNGIMGIGWNIGGVSTISRVGQDRFNEGDITAVNYVTDRLELDGQRLILSNGTWFATNSEYKTQNESFQRIKYTGSGFEVETSDGYKRYYGETTEARFKKSSTEILKWYLTRVVDQFGNTINYHYKTTSGSNTVLLDRIEYTKTSSFDAFNKIQFVYENSRSDYMMKYSSGIKTEEDNILRRISVYSHGDKVRDYAFNYFINSNSESYLSTVELTGQNDEKINSTQINWITRPTTSFSTSETIINENSYNLNDISYPNTIDGLISIHNLKNLLFYYTVLDADGDGKSDVLEMPTIKNSIKNLSLKYNGLANSYSSALPANYKGAVPIDYNGDGKEELLFHKGVKSTFMNGFTLNSSQTYCGADSIAFSDLQFQIMKFENNALIPISTSNNYGITGLLNRPYSFIQGDFDGNGLTDLLFISKDSVSMPYQLYLAEVVSGNISFVKRSEGTFAMTGNLSAVDYNGDGKQDLVCSDSIGIKINYVNKIAGQSGYAFGSWNTIKTYNQGIFNLSFGDLNGDGKVDILNNSKRTIFYATGVDNPIAEEKWIDNTMYNIGPDFNGDGKNELLIEAKIGINSHQLTTYYNTGQPSNHIQQLDNDFLISQLLYGDFNGDGITEKLYYYLGVRQTATYNYPHILQILKITPIVVERLDLLMGSVLDGFNRKTEVSYSFTTSPDVYANNETQVITSPVRTINPKLIVVKDVKSDNGLNGQTLVSHFYENARIHIDGKGFLGFGKTTITNQATGLVATSLMAYDNTFYEPVPKSSLLTTTGTTPTKISGSFSAYKVYSYGTNGQKHYLIYPDTTSSWDYLKMFKVKSTYTYTASDFQHGNWSNANISYYNVASAPQLEAAVSVVNTYETFNSGKYYRLKSTLSTKQRPGESDSKAKNVFEFINANSSRVSKQFIYYFTNAGVEDTDVDTISYTYSTQGNVTGQTYQLGNIQRTASSAFDTKGRFTTSVTNAIGHTYNIVINDNGQIISQQEPNGNTVSNAYNGLGQIIQINNIDESDQTITTAWVTTSDADAPAYSVYYTLVSTTARPYIKTYYDALGHALRTVSEAQNNKLVFVDAVYNNKGQQVQVSLPYFKGETIHWNYTTYYNDGRLATQYTDNNIKKVTFSYNKNKITQTLNNTSQVYTKTYDAVGNLIQATDPNGTINYTYFASGNLKQVSAPQSVITTEYDKYGSQKKLIDPSLGTTEYEFNAYGESVYQKDAKGNWFRITKQDKLGRPLTQTSSDGSTINYTYDTDFKGALCKVSHSNGTVSEYIHDTYGRTTSQKETIEGQQYITGYEYNAYSNLKKLTYPSNFAVSYAYDTKGYLTTINRTDNSAQLWAAGDVNALGQWNNFVLGSNISRQLTYDTWGMPATIVTGSVQSLQYSFNAETGNLTYRKDVLKNLQENFTYDNNKLTSWNIGANTYSVSYLTDGTGRMNTKTDAGTYVYSNTPAVHQVTGLNNNPGTYTNASCNINYTAFNKIDSIYEASSYSLKYKYAADNQRRVSRLYNSSNIKIKETVYVPGGYEIEKIGATTRTMHYIPLGGSCWALFVKNSSGQDTLYYLLTDHLGSVNVITNSTGTKLKEYSFDPWGRRRNPTDWTYTAVPGTSITSRGFTMHEHMDEFKLINMNGRAYDPVMGQFLSADPFVQNPLAALNYNRYSYCWNNPLNAVDPSGYIVYNPRWFRRPRLNLDSDGRSGSLGYEYRDGGYYDNATGESVSFETAVNGNLALYGGEFRAPTKNELSYIFPDAAIAVFQGPEGGGIYLNTPGQASWIKIGTNNNGAYTINFGIAQSGGDGNWFTDNLGNFSTGAGIISEGARIYDNYKIASKYDFFMFDGRKIYSLKNLGPQVKVVPSKVPGASGLVGYGFTLASIGYSGYSISQANYSANPTEAVVKGVSDIIFDIPSLFLPGIYGTAWSAITPVLKTARDNGAANFQQYNVPYQYYHMVGGLGPSDSTLKENIEPLENTLDKIQHINGYTYTWKEDAAKKPDIGLVAQDLEKVFPEMVVDDTVAGHKKVYYYKLIPVLLEAIKEQNELILLQQERITKLEESILIEE
- a CDS encoding transposase, whose protein sequence is MGNAYQIKDQEATYYLTFQVVGWADIFSRKVYRDIIIESFEYCRRNKGLEIFAYVIMTNHVHAILRSKEGLLSDIVRDFKKHTSKQILEAVNTNNESRREWLEMIFKYHAKFNKRAGDRQLWTHENHAVELSTSEMIESRINYIHENPVRAGWVENPEDYLYSSARNFSEMTGLIEIDEI